GAACCCCTCTCTCGCGGAGGCGTCTCTTCAGCCCCTTGTCATTGGTGCAGACTATGACGCGCTCGTTTTTCACCGCGAAGTCGAAAATCTGGTCGTCTATGGGCCTCTTTCCAAACTCTCCTATATCAACCCTCTCAAAGCGCTCGGCCAGCTTCTTCGCCATCCTTATGGCCATCAGGTCCTTCCCCTTTGATTTCCTCTCTATGACCTCCAGCTCCTGAAGGACGACGTTCGGGATGAGGATTCTGAAGCGGACGTCGAGAATTCTGTTGAGCTCACCTATGATGTCAACGCCGAACTGCCCCGGCACGAGGAGGAAGTTGGTGTCTGGAATGACCAGCCACTCTTTCTTTCCCATGGGAACCACCAACGGGAGAAAAGGGGAGGGAATCACTCCCTGATGAAGCCGTAGCCTATGAGGCGCCACCTGCTTCCGACCTGCCTGCTTATGGCAACGCGGTCTCCAGGCTCGGCACAGACAGGTATCTGGAGCTTCAGCTCAACGGTGTCCTTTCCGAGGCCCGTGACGAGCCCCATGGTTCTTGCAGTTCCAACGTTGAGCAGGAGAACCTCGCGCCTCTTTATCGGCTCGACCTTGAGTTCCTCCTCGGTTCCGACGACGCGGTCGAGGAGGTGAACCTCGAGGGTTATGTCGTCCCACACCGGCGGGAGCTTCCCTGGCTTTCCGACGACGTTTCCCGCCATGAGGTCGCCCTTGGTTAGGAACGGGTCGAGCTTGGTTCCGACACCGACGAGACCGCCTGGATAGGCTTCATCCACGAA
The sequence above is drawn from the Thermococcus pacificus genome and encodes:
- a CDS encoding type II toxin-antitoxin system VapC family toxin; protein product: MGKKEWLVIPDTNFLLVPGQFGVDIIGELNRILDVRFRILIPNVVLQELEVIERKSKGKDLMAIRMAKKLAERFERVDIGEFGKRPIDDQIFDFAVKNERVIVCTNDKGLKRRLRERGVPVVYLRSKKILELEGMLE